The window CAACCCCTTGGGAATACAAATGATAGACTATTCATATGTATGTAATGTTGCAGCGGATTTGCAGCCATCACCGGGAAAAAGCTTTGAGTTGAATATAAGTGAACCGATTATTAAAAATAAACAGGTTGAAAGTATAAAAATGAAATCGGAACTTAATCAAAGAAACAAGGTATTATACAGTCATACGGAAAACCCTAGTGACTATATGCACGCTGTTCAGCAGGGATATGTTCCCTGGTGAGCAGTTTAAACACCCGGCTGCCAGGGCACAGTCTCATCAATAATCATATGTATTCATTCTGACCTTGGAAAATCGGAAGCATACTTTTCAATCCATTCTTCAGCAGCCGTTTCCGCGCTTATGGTGCGTCCTTCCTTGCGCTGAACTTCTTTTCTGTAATGTTCAATCTGGCAGATCTGCTCAATAATCCGGATGCGGTATTGAGTATCGCTATCGAAAAAATTCACCCCTACGTCAAAACCATCGTCTACTTTTTTGCACCATGCAACAACCCCTTTGGCCTTGAAAGCAGGTTTGATAACGGGAATACTGAGTATAAGCTGCAATCCGTTTGCAAGAGGCACCGACGATTTGAAACACAATCCACCTACGGAGATATTCTTCAGATTATTGATGCCGATAGTGTTGGAATCCTGGATACGGTATTTAATGGGAATATCTGACGGATGACGTATAAATTCTCTCATATATACCCCCTCCCTCATTACTCTTGGCTGTCTCATGAGATAATAATGAGTCGTTATGGCCGTGCAAGGCGAATTGGGTTCCGGAAAATATTTTTTTGCTGGATTCTGGAAGTATGTCGCTTATAATTATTTTTTATAAAGCTTTAATTTGTATGAGGAGGATACCTGATGCGTACAGTAAATACTGTTTTTCTGTGTGTGATAATCTCATTATTGACTGGTTGCCCCAAGGATGACGGCTATATTGCCTCCTGGCCTCAGAATCCCGTAGAATTAAGAGATTATGATGACTCCGTCACGCCCGGTTCTTTACGTCTGAAGGCTCAGGAATATGACGCCTGGCACCTGAAATGGCATCAGCCTTATTATGGAGGCTCTGTGCATATCCTCTTTAAGGATGATGCCAGGACTGAAGTTGAAGCCATTGACGGTTACGGAGACAGCACTATCTGGACAGGGACATATCTCGGCAGTCAGGCCTTCAGATATTATGTAACAGGCGATGTTCAGGCGAAATCCAATGTTTTGCGTATCGTAAATACCCTTTCTGGGCATCTGCACGTGACCGGGAAAACAGGTTACATTTCAAGGTACTGGGCACCGCAGGATTCTCTGGGATATCATGGCGATGATTGGTGCAGCAGGTCGAGCAGGTGTCATAAGGTCGATTCAGGCCCCTACACCGGGGATTTCTGGTGGGGGGAAACCAGCAGGGACCAGTACACAGGGTGGTTCTTCGGAATGGCCCTTGCCTATGATCTGGTCGATGATGAACAAATGCGCTCAATCATCCGCGAGGATGTTGGTACGGTCGTGACAACTCTTATTAAAAACGGCTGGAATATCATTGCCGAAGACGGCAAAAAGAGCCCTGTTGCCCCGGAGGTATTGCCCAGCATGAGGCTCAGTTTCTGCACGATCGGATACCATATCACAGGCGACGAGACGATGAGGAAGGAACTCAGCAAGATGCTCCTGAACTCCAACCGTGTTAACATCAAGGTGTCTGATATAAATTTCATGAACCGTTACACCCAATACTACGGGAATAACCTTGCCCATACGAACTGGTACAATCTCCTGAGGCTCGGAAGGGTCTATTTCAGCGAGGATGACTACAACTGGCTTCTGAGCGAGTTTAACAACTCTGTTCATACCTATACAAGACTTTCTCATAACCCGTGGTTTACCGGAATCTATATGGGACAGGGGGGATGGAAAAATAATCCCGATGTCGACTACTTCAACCAGCTTGTTCATGACCTTCTTGATTTTCACGATGTGCCGAATTATGAATACTACCTGCCAGCAAGAGATCCTTCAACGTACACCCTTGATCCAACCTCTGTAATGCTTGCCAAGATTTACGACGAACAGCCCTGGCTTGAAGAGATAATGGGAAATGTCGAGGCGCAGGCAAAAGAGGCATTTCCAGTCAAACAGCAATGTTCCGCCGGGTTCCAGTTTCAGAAAAATCCTTTCGAGATTAATGAATGCGGCACATATAATCCGAGGATGGTCCATTCTGGCGTAGATTACCTTGTGGCTTACTGGCTTGCGTGTTACCACAAGTTTTTGACAGCAGACATGTAGGAGGATGAGATATGCAAAATAATCTGCCCTGTTTTACAACCTGTTTTGATAACCGCGAACAAAACAGATCAGATCATTTCGGTATAAGCGTAAGCACATCTGTGTATTGAGATTTTATATTTTCATCACTGAACGGCATCGGGTATATTTTCCCGGTGATGAAATATTCAGCAGTCATGTCTTTGTAATGCGGGCTTGAAGGATTACCTGACTGACCCGGTACGGTAACGATGTAAGCAGAAGGATCGGAATCTCCGAAATTTACTATCATACGCATGACCGGGGTTTCAATAACTTCGAAAGAATCGTCTGTCCAGGAAAAGCCTGCCACATTGATAGTGGCCCAGTCACCGCCCGCAGGATAGGTGCCGGGATTGAAATAATCATCGAAAGCCCCGAATGGCAGCGAATTGGTTATATCGTGTTTGAATTCATAGTGAATCAGCTTTCCCCATTGCCAGTCTCTGGGGTCGGGTCCCATGTTCTTCTCGCAAAGGAGTACCGCATCGGCTAGTGATATGGCAAGTATATCCGCCTTGGTTTCCTTTTTCCCGGTCCTTATGTCATCCCAGAAAGGTGATTCCTTTCTTGAGAGGATATGGTCCTCCGGCGCGGAATAACCCATATTGTTTGATGATTCAAAAGATTTCCAGCCCGTGTCTCCATACGGCTTTGTCTCATTAAGGAATGTATTGGCGTTTTTGAGCTTTCCGGTAAGATTTCCGAAAGCTTTCCATTGAGCGTCTTCGGATGGCCCGAAGTCATCCATAAAGGTATTTATTGTTGCAGTATGGTAAAAGGCACCCATGACTGCGGCAAATATTGATGTCGGACTCATTACGCAGTTAAAGACCTTCGGGTCCAGAAGTTCGAGTGCTTTTCTGGCCTTTTCCTGATTCTTTGGCGAAAGGC of the Desulfomonilia bacterium genome contains:
- a CDS encoding PilZ domain-containing protein; protein product: MREFIRHPSDIPIKYRIQDSNTIGINNLKNISVGGLCFKSSVPLANGLQLILSIPVIKPAFKAKGVVAWCKKVDDGFDVGVNFFDSDTQYRIRIIEQICQIEHYRKEVQRKEGRTISAETAAEEWIEKYASDFPRSE